The region CGCTGGTGCGTTTCAACGTCAGCGTGATTGTCGAGCAGAATGGTCGTCGTGAGCGCGGTGGTCATGGGGGAGGCGGTCGTACCGATTACCGGTATTTCCTCGCCGAGGACCGCGCCATGGGGTATGCGCGTGAGGCGTTGCGTCAGGCGCTGGTCAATCTCGAAGCGATTCCGGCACCGGCCGGTACGTTGCCGGTGGTGTTGGGTTCCGGGTGGTCCGGCGTGCTGCTGCACGAAGCGGTTGGCCATGGCCTGGAAGGCGACTTCAACCGCAAGGGCAGTTCAGCCTACAGCGGGCGCATGGGCGAGAGGGTTGCGTCCAAGCTTTGCACCATCGTCGATGACGGCACCCTGGCGGGACGCCGTGGCTCGCTGAGCGTCGACGATGAAGGCACCCCGACCGAATGCACCACGCTGATCGAAAACGGCGTACTCAAGGGCTATATGCAGGACAAACTCAACGCCCGCCTGATGGGCGTGGCCCGCACCGGTAACGGTCGCCGTGAGTCCTACGCGCACTTGCCGATGCCGCGCATGACCAACACCTACATGCTGGCCGGCGAAAGCGATCCGGCGGAAATCATTGCCTCGGTAAAGCGCGGCATCTACTGCGCCAATCTTGGCGGCGGTCAGGTGGACATCACCAGCGGCAAGTTTGTGTTCTCCACCAGCGAGGCGTACTTGATCGAAGACGGCAAAATTACTGCCCCGGTCAAAGGCGCGACCTTGATTGGCAACGGTCCGGAAGCCATGAGTAAAGTGTCGATGGTCGGTAACGATCTGGCGCTGGACAGTGGGGTGGGGACATGTGGCAAGGATGGGCAGTCGCTGCCGGTGGGTGTCGGTCAGCCAACGCTGAAAATCGATGCGATCACCGTGGGTGGCACGGGCGCATGAAGCAAGGAGCCCAGGGTGAGCGGCATGGCCGATCACCCCGGTCGATGATCAACGCAGACCGCGTTGCGTCTCGTCCAGCTCACGGATGTACTTGAACATTTTACGGCTCGATGCCGGTGGCTTGTTTTGCGCCAGTTCGTGCTGGGCCTGACGGATCAGGGAGCGCAATTGTTGACGATCAGCTTCCGGGTAATCGACCACGAATTTTTCCAGGACCGCGTCGTCGCCTGCGATCAAGCGATCGCGCCAGCGTTCCAAGCCATGAAAACGTTCGTTGTACTGCCGCGTGGAGGCATCAAGTTGATCCAGCAACGTCAGGATGGCGTCAGTGTCCTGATCGCGCATCAATTTGCCGATGAACATAAGGTGCCGTTTACGCGCGATATTCGCGGTGTGCTTGGGCGCATCGGCCAGAGCCCGGCGCAAAGCGTCGGTCAACGGCAGTTTTGCCAGCAAGTCAGGCTTGAGTGTTGTAAGGCGCTCGCCAAGGTCAACCAGAGCATGCAGCTCGCGTTTAACCTGGGTTTTGCTTTTTTCTCCCGTATCGAGGGAGTCGTCGTAAGAATCAACCATGGTGGCAGTCCGCAAAGAAACGCCGCCATGATAACCAGTCGGGGGCCGCTTGTCCGGCCCGGTCGCTCGAAGGCCCTAGCCGAAAGCAGAATTTGAGTGGAGAACAGCATGAGTGCAGTTGAAAGCGTCGGCCCACAAGCGTTGCCGGCACTGCAAGAGCAAGTCGAGCAGATCATCGCTGAAGCCAAGCGCCAGGGCGCCAGTGCCTGCGAAGTTGCGGTGTCGCTGGAGCAGGGTTTGTCGACTTCGGTTCGCCAGCGTGAAGTCGAAACCGTCGAATTCAACCGTGATCAGGGCTTTGGCATCACGCTGTACGTCGGCCAGCGCAAAGGCTCGGCCAGCACATCGGCCAGCGGTCCTGAGGCGATTCGTGAAACGGTCGCCGCAGCTCTTGCGATTGCCAAGCACACCTCTGAAGACGAAGCTTCGGGCTTGGCTGACGCTGCGCTGATGGCCAAGGATCTCAAAGATTTTGACCTGTTCCATCAGTGGGACATTTCCCCCGAGCAAGCCATCGAAATGGCGCTGACTTGTGAAGCGGCGGCGTTTGCTACCGATAGCCGGATCAAAAACGCCGACGGCACTACCCTCAGCACTCACCAAGGTTGCCGTGTCTATGGCAACAGCCACGGGTTTATCGGTGGCTACGCATCGACCCGTCACAGCTTGAGCTGTGTGATGATCGCCGAGGCCGATGGCCAGATGCAGCGCGATTATTGGTATGACGTGAGCCGTCAGGGAGAGTTGTTGGCCGACCCGGTCAGTATTGGCCAGCGTGCTGCACAACGGGCGGCGAGCCGTTTGGGCGCTCGTCCGGTGCCGACCTGTGAAGTGCCGGTGCTATTTTCGGCTGAGCTGGCCGGTGGTTTATTCGGTAGCTTTCTGTCGGCGATTTCCGGCGGTAGCCTGTATCGCAAATCCTCGTTCCTTGAGGGAACGCTGGGTCAGAAGCTGTTTCCAGAGTGGTTGACCCTCGATGAACGCCCGCACTTGATGCGAGCCATGGGCAGCTCCGCGTTCGACGGTGATGGTTTGGCGACCTATGCCAAACCGTTCGTCGAGAGGGGTGAGTTGGTGTCCTATATTTTGGGCACTTACTCCGGTCGCAAGCTGGGGATGCCAAGCACTGCAAACTCAGGTGGCGTGCATAACTTGTTCGTGACCCATGGCGATGAAGATCAGGCTGCCTTGCTGCGGCGCATGGGACGTGGTCTGCTGGTCACCGAATTGATGGGGCATGGCCTTAACATGGTGACCGGTGATTACTCCCGTGGCGCGGCGGGTTTTTGGGTCGAGAACGGCGAGATCCAGTTCGCGGTCCAGGAGGTGACGATCGCGGGCAACATGCGCGACATGTTCAAACAGATTGTA is a window of Pseudomonas sp. DC1.2 DNA encoding:
- the tldD gene encoding metalloprotease TldD → MSELLSSVSDHLLAPGGVTIESLQSVLGDLAGPGIDAADLYFQGQISESWALEDGIVKEGSFNLDQGVGVRAQSGEKTGFAYSNAITLEALGAAARAARSISRAGQNGTVQAFTSQDVVQLYGPDNPLEVMSRAEKVDLLKRIDVATRALDPRIQQVTVSMAGVWERILIASTDGSLAADVRPLVRFNVSVIVEQNGRRERGGHGGGGRTDYRYFLAEDRAMGYAREALRQALVNLEAIPAPAGTLPVVLGSGWSGVLLHEAVGHGLEGDFNRKGSSAYSGRMGERVASKLCTIVDDGTLAGRRGSLSVDDEGTPTECTTLIENGVLKGYMQDKLNARLMGVARTGNGRRESYAHLPMPRMTNTYMLAGESDPAEIIASVKRGIYCANLGGGQVDITSGKFVFSTSEAYLIEDGKITAPVKGATLIGNGPEAMSKVSMVGNDLALDSGVGTCGKDGQSLPVGVGQPTLKIDAITVGGTGA
- the yjgA gene encoding ribosome biogenesis factor YjgA; the protein is MVDSYDDSLDTGEKSKTQVKRELHALVDLGERLTTLKPDLLAKLPLTDALRRALADAPKHTANIARKRHLMFIGKLMRDQDTDAILTLLDQLDASTRQYNERFHGLERWRDRLIAGDDAVLEKFVVDYPEADRQQLRSLIRQAQHELAQNKPPASSRKMFKYIRELDETQRGLR
- the pmbA gene encoding metalloprotease PmbA; its protein translation is MSAVESVGPQALPALQEQVEQIIAEAKRQGASACEVAVSLEQGLSTSVRQREVETVEFNRDQGFGITLYVGQRKGSASTSASGPEAIRETVAAALAIAKHTSEDEASGLADAALMAKDLKDFDLFHQWDISPEQAIEMALTCEAAAFATDSRIKNADGTTLSTHQGCRVYGNSHGFIGGYASTRHSLSCVMIAEADGQMQRDYWYDVSRQGELLADPVSIGQRAAQRAASRLGARPVPTCEVPVLFSAELAGGLFGSFLSAISGGSLYRKSSFLEGTLGQKLFPEWLTLDERPHLMRAMGSSAFDGDGLATYAKPFVERGELVSYILGTYSGRKLGMPSTANSGGVHNLFVTHGDEDQAALLRRMGRGLLVTELMGHGLNMVTGDYSRGAAGFWVENGEIQFAVQEVTIAGNMRDMFKQIVAVGNDLELRSNIRTGSVLIERMTVAGS